GTTTGATACTTGCGGCTTGGACTACCAATGCGGTAAATGCTTTTTCGGGTGGTATTGCAATTATTAATGTGTTCAATATATCTGAAAAATATCATAAAATTGCTGTTGCAGCGGCTGGCGGACTTGGAACATTACTCGCAGTATTCGGGATTTTAAGTCATTTTGTTCCAATTATGTCCGTACTTTCGGCGATGGTTCCACCGGTTGCGGGAGTTATGATTGCATCGTACTGGATCGTTCAAAAAGGAGACAAATCGAAATGGGCACCTGTTCCGGGTGTCAACTGGCTTGGTGTAAGTGCTTGGTTAGTTGGTGCAGTAATTGCAGGAATTCCTGTCATCTTGACATTTTTCCCGTCGCTACCGCAATTACCAAATCAACCGTTAATTGGAATTATCTTGTCGCTCGCTGTTTATTTAATTGGAGCAAAAGTATTAAGTAGTAAAACGACCAATGTAGAAAATTTGGAGGGAAAATAAATGCGTTATTTAGATGAACAAGCTATTGAAAATATTGCGATTGGAGCCGCTTTTTTAGGAACTGGTGGGGGTGGAGATCCATACATCGGTAAAATGATGGCACTAACAGCTATTAAAAAATATGGGCCAGTACAACTTTTATCTCCAGAAGAAATTGCGGACGATGATTATTTTATTCCTGCAGCGATGATGGGTGCACCTTCTGTACTTATTGAAAAATTTCCTAAAGGTGACGAGTTTGTCCGCGTTTTTGAAAAGTTAGGAAGATACTTAGGTAAAGAAGTAAAAGGAACATTTCCAATGGAAGCAGGTGGAGTTAACTCAATGATTCCGATTGTTGTGGCGGCTCAACTAGGCTTGCCACTAATTGATTGCGATGGTATGGGGCGTGCTTTTCCTGAACTACAAATGGTAACTTTCCACTTAGACGGCGTTTCAGCAACACCAATGGCGATTACCGACGAAAAAGGAAACATTGGGATTATGGAAACTATTGATAACAAATGGACTGAACGTCTTGCTAGGGTGACTACTGTCGAAATGGGTGCGAGTTCACTTGTTAGTTTATATCCTTGTGATGGAGCGCAAATTAAACAAAGTAGTATTAAACATATCGTGACACTTTCCGAAGAAATTGGCAAAGTGATTCGAGAAACTTCTCTAGATGAAGCAGATAAATTACAAAAATTAATAGATGTAACGCATGGTTATCATTTATTTGAAGGGAAAATTATTGATGTGGTGCGCGAAACTCGTGCAGGCTTTAACTTTGGTAGAGTAAAAATTGCTGGTTTAAATAAAGATACGAATAGCGAAGTAATAGTCCATTTCCAAAATGAAAACCTAGTCGCAGAGAAAAATGGAGAGCCGATTGCAATAACACCAGATTTAATTTGTATGGTTGATTTAGAAACATTAATGCCAGTCACGACGGAAGCACTAAAATATGGTAAACGAATTCGCGTGATGGCACTTCCTGCAGATAAAGCTTGGCGGACAGAAAAAGGAATTGAGACAGTTGGGCCACGCTATTTTGGCTATGAAGTTGATTTTGAACCATTAGAAGAACTTGTACAAAAGGAGGAACGCCGCCATGTATAAAATAGGAATTGATGTTGGTGGTACAAACACAGATGCGGTTATTTTAGATGAAAATCAAAAGCTCATCCATAGTGTCAAAATGCCAACAAGTGAAGATATTGAAACAGGAATTACCGAATCATTACATCGTGTCTTAAGTGAAACGGGAATTGATCGTTCGAAAGTAACACATGCGATGCTCGGAACAACACAGTGTACAAACGCGATTGTAGAGCGCAAAAAACTGGCAAAGGTAGGCGTTTTACGTTTAGGCTATCCAGCAACAGCATCCGTTTTACCATATACAGCTTGGCCAGAAGATATGGTAAGCTTTTTATCGGGAAAATATAAATTAACTGGTGGCGGCTATGAGTATGACGGTCAAGTGCTATCCGAAATTAATGAAGAAGAAATTCGTGCAACTTTGGCTGAATGGAAAGGGGAAGTCGAGTCTGTTGCAGTTGTAGGCGTCTTTTCTTCCTTGAAAAATGACCAAGAATTAGCAGTTCAACAAATTATTACAGATGAACTTGGCGCAGATATTCCAGTATCCATTTCATCTACAGTTGGTTCCGTTGGGCTAATTGAACGTGAAAATGCAACCATCTTAAATGCAGCCCTCTTCAAAGTTATTGCGGCAACTAGTAATGGTTTTGAAAAAGCACTCGAGCAAGAAGGAATTGAACACGCAGAAATCTATCTGTGCCAAAATGACGGAACATTGATGTCACTGAATTATGCAAGGCAATTCCCAATTTTAACAATCGCTTGTGGACCGACAAATAGTATCCGCGGCGCATCCTATTTAGCCGGATTGAAGGATGCGATGGTGCTCGATGTTGGCGGTACAACTTCGGATATCGGGGTACTTACAGACGGATTTCCTCGTGAGTCTTCACTAGCGGTTGATGTTGGAGGAGTAAGAACTAATTTTAGAATGCCAGATATTATTTCGATTGGTCTTGGCGGCGGTAGTATCGTTCGCGAAAATGATGGCGAAATCACGATTGGTCCAGATAGCGTCGGTTACCGGATTTCTGAAGAAGCACTCGTTTTTGGTGGGGAAACCTTAACAACTACGGATATCGCCGTTCGTCTGGGAATGGCAGATATTGGTGACGCGAAATTAGTCGCACATATTCCAACCGATTTTGCTGAAAAAGCATATGAGAAAATCGCTCATATGACGGAAGATGCGATTGATAAAATGAAAACGAGCTCGAGTAACGTGAATCTTGTTTTAGTTGGTGGTGGAAGCGTGATTATCCCTGACGAAATCACAGGTGTAGCATCGATTTTCCGTGATAAAAACGGACCAGTTGCTAATGCGATTGGCGCGTCGATTTCACAAATCAGCGGACAATATGAGCAAATCTATATTTATTCACAAATCGAACGTGAAGATGCGCTGCAAGATGCTGAACAAAAAGCAAGAGAACAAGCTAGACTTGCTGGAGCAGTGCCAGATACGATTGAAGTTGTAGAAGTAGAAGAGATACCACTTGCTTATCATCCAGGTAATGCGACTAGATTACGGGTGAAGGTTGTTGGAAATTTGGTATAAAAATAGCACCTCCAATTTAGAAAAAAATTGGAGGTGTTATTTTGATAAAAAAATCCGAATAAAAAACTACTTTATTAGCGAGAATATTCACAAAATGCTCACAAATAGTCAGCTGTGATAATGCTATACTAAAAGCAGAAATATATACAGAATGGAAGCGCTAAAATGAGTGAAATCAAAGTAAAAAAAGCAACTTTCCAAAAACACGCTAACCAACTGGAAATCGCCAGTAACGGGAACTATTTACCACTAAAAAACGGGAACATGGCTTATTCACGAGCCAATTCCATTAATCAACTTAGGTCCGCGCTGATTGACTTAGTGGATGTCGTGGAAGATTTTCAACAAGTCGCGAAAAAAGAT
The nucleotide sequence above comes from Listeria ivanovii subsp. londoniensis. Encoded proteins:
- a CDS encoding DUF917 domain-containing protein, coding for MRYLDEQAIENIAIGAAFLGTGGGGDPYIGKMMALTAIKKYGPVQLLSPEEIADDDYFIPAAMMGAPSVLIEKFPKGDEFVRVFEKLGRYLGKEVKGTFPMEAGGVNSMIPIVVAAQLGLPLIDCDGMGRAFPELQMVTFHLDGVSATPMAITDEKGNIGIMETIDNKWTERLARVTTVEMGASSLVSLYPCDGAQIKQSSIKHIVTLSEEIGKVIRETSLDEADKLQKLIDVTHGYHLFEGKIIDVVRETRAGFNFGRVKIAGLNKDTNSEVIVHFQNENLVAEKNGEPIAITPDLICMVDLETLMPVTTEALKYGKRIRVMALPADKAWRTEKGIETVGPRYFGYEVDFEPLEELVQKEERRHV
- a CDS encoding hydantoinase/oxoprolinase N-terminal domain-containing protein gives rise to the protein MYKIGIDVGGTNTDAVILDENQKLIHSVKMPTSEDIETGITESLHRVLSETGIDRSKVTHAMLGTTQCTNAIVERKKLAKVGVLRLGYPATASVLPYTAWPEDMVSFLSGKYKLTGGGYEYDGQVLSEINEEEIRATLAEWKGEVESVAVVGVFSSLKNDQELAVQQIITDELGADIPVSISSTVGSVGLIERENATILNAALFKVIAATSNGFEKALEQEGIEHAEIYLCQNDGTLMSLNYARQFPILTIACGPTNSIRGASYLAGLKDAMVLDVGGTTSDIGVLTDGFPRESSLAVDVGGVRTNFRMPDIISIGLGGGSIVRENDGEITIGPDSVGYRISEEALVFGGETLTTTDIAVRLGMADIGDAKLVAHIPTDFAEKAYEKIAHMTEDAIDKMKTSSSNVNLVLVGGGSVIIPDEITGVASIFRDKNGPVANAIGASISQISGQYEQIYIYSQIEREDALQDAEQKAREQARLAGAVPDTIEVVEVEEIPLAYHPGNATRLRVKVVGNLV
- a CDS encoding DUF3130 domain-containing protein encodes the protein MSEIKVKKATFQKHANQLEIASNGNYLPLKNGNMAYSRANSINQLRSALIDLVDVVEDFQQVAKKDAARLEKMGKAYNKQDKNVAKKISQLEAR